The Malus sylvestris chromosome 3, drMalSylv7.2, whole genome shotgun sequence genomic sequence AAATTCGTCGAGTATCACTTTACTTTTCTGTGGAAATATAGCTCTATTTTTCTTCTTGGATGACGAGAAAATCGAAAATATAGTTCgagtttttttaatttggtttttagttcTGTTGGGTTGTAATAATTTTGGGAATTCTGATTTTATTTTCTTGCGTTTTCTTGGCAACCAAACATATATTTAGGTAGATGGATGTGGATTAAGTTGATGgattacaattttttattttttattttttttatatagttgAGTGAGTTAGAAGTTAGAGACTCGGTGAGAATAATGCCTTCAAATGTTTTAGAATAGAGGTTTCTAgatgggttttttatttttcagctAAATTTTTATGTTTGACAGCGGCAGATATAAGTTCGTCGTTGGTAGATAATTGAGATTAGAGTTGATGTCATTCAGGTTTAATTTCTCAAACGCGCTTGGTTGATCTTTCGAGAAGGAAATATTTTTGTGGTTGAGTCTTTGAGTAAAAGAAAATCATGTCCGGAAGAAATCGTGGACCACCTCATGCTGGATTGCCCCCTCCGGTTCACGAACCCCCATATGGAAGAGGACTTGGTCCGATGCCCCATCCTGCATTGCTCGAGGAAATGAGAGAATCCCAGCTTGGCATGGGTCCCAGACAACTTCCTCCCCACCCTGCAATAATTGAGGAGCATCTTGCGGCGCAACATCAAGATATACAAGGACTTCTAGGTAATAACCAAAGGCTGGCTGCAACCCATGTTGCTCTTAAGCAGGAATTGGAGGCTGCTCAATTTGAGTTGCAGCGAATGGCTTACCATGTTGATTCACTGCGGGCAGACAAGGATGTCAAAATGAGAGATTTGTATGACAAGTCTGTTCGTTTGGAAGTGGACCTTCGTGGAGTGGAGGCCATGCGGAATGAGCTGCTTCAGGTTCGTGCTGATATCAAGGAGCTCACTGCTGCGAGGCAGGAGCTCTCGGCTCAGGCACAAGTGATGACACAAGATCTGGCTAGAATGACTGCTGATTTGCAACAAGCACCAGCTTTGAGAACAGAAATTGAAGCAATGAAACAGGAATTGCAACGTGCCAGGTAGATTTTGCATGATTTATTATTGTCCTTGAATTTACAGTTTATGTTTTGATTATTGTCTTTGGATTTGTTTTAACTTTATGAGTTATTTGTTTGCATTAAGAGCTGCCATTGAGTATGAAAAGAAAGGATATGCAGAGAATTATGAGCATGGTCAAATCATGGAGAAGAATTTGACATCAATGGCTAGGGAGCTGGAGAAACTTCGTGCAGAAATTGCTAACACGGAGAAGAGAGCAAGAGCTGCAGCTGCTATTGGAAATCCAGGTATACAATCTGTTTTTAGTTTATATTGTTAGTTAGTTTGAATTAAGATTTCACtcttgaaacttttttttttaataaagaacTGAAATCTCACAGAAAACAACATACCAATGGATCGTGGAGGAGGAGAaaagattaattaaaataatactatcaagtggaaaaaaaatataccACTTATGGGAGAAACACAATAACAAACTATCAAGGTGTACCACATACTGAAAATTCCACTTTCCTTCAGCTTGCATCACACTGTACCAGTGGAATTATAACCTTTTATCATTATCTAAGTTTGACaagtttttctttaattcaaaTATATACTTATGTTGTGAGTTTTAGCCTCAAAGAATGCTCTAATCTGGATATGTAATGGTTCTGATTGATTTTGTTGAGGCTCAACCATGCCCATACATGATGTAAAGTATAAAAAGCCAGTCATGGACAATTTGCCGAGTCAACTAACTTGATACCTATAAAGCTTAAGTTGGACCTGACTGTTAGTCTTTTGTATACCCACATCATATGAGGATTCAACTTCATCCGATTCAATTTCTATGAATTAATTCATGGTTTAGGGCCTTTAGGCCTGTCCGATTATTCCATACTTTTTTAAATTGGTTGTCACAATCACATTGAAGCAGCACAATTTGATgataattatattttatattttcttttatttggagATTCATTTGGAATTACTGTTGATTTTGTCTTTTAATTGTCTCTAAAGCTGTAGGTTATAATGCCAATTATGGGAATCCTGAAGCAGGATATGCAGGAAACCCCTATCCTGCCACTTATGGCATGAATCCTGTAAGTTTTGTTCTCTTTCATGAATTCATAATAGGCGTGTTTGTGTGGATACCTGATTAAAGCAttgatgtttttgttttgtatgtGCCCACACGATAATGCATATCTGTGTAAACTGCTGTGGCTATTATGAATGCATTAGTTCCTCCCTCATTTTTCAGGTACAGAGTGGTGCTGAAAATTTTCCTCAGTATGCACCTATGCCAGGTTCATGGGGTGCATATGACATGCAGCGAGCTCAGGGACACAGATAAGCTAGTTCATCCATGGTGCTGAGCCCTGTCTTGATTGGTATCTTCGCCGCGGTGTATTAGATGCTTAGGTCTGTGATTGAAGTGTTATCTGATAGTAACATTTTGGAAATTTAATTGTTTATTGGGTGTTTAGTAACTGTACCTAAACACCTCAAAAACTTTATTACCTTGATGGTGCAGTAAACCATTGATAATTTGGTGTTCTTTGATGCATATATTTGCATTATGTTCTCTAAAATGCATTTCATTATAATATCAATGCTTCATTTCCTTAATTATGTATACATTGCCAACTGTCGTATTTAGACAGCTGATAGTATTTTCTGAATTCTGTTTCTACCTTTTTTGTGCTCATCATATATAAGATGCTTTGTTTGTTAGGTCAGTTTGTTGAATTTCTCCGTTTTGAAACAAGAACATTGCTAGTGCTTTACAAAACTCAAAGTTTATTGGTGGATTCTGCCCCTTGATTGTGAATTCGTGTCATTTACTTGTGAGCTCCCTTTTGTTAGCAAATATGGTTTATTAATGCTCTTCCCATTTGTTGGTTAAGGTTAGTTTCTTTTTCTGTCTTGTTTGCCAATATATTTTAAGGCTCAATTAGGTTTCTGCCCTAGGAAGCTTTTGTGCTCTGCTCGTGTAATTGGATTACTGCATAATGTTAGGGGAGCACTCCTGCTAGAAGCACTTTCATTAGAAGCACAACTTTCTCAAAATCTAAGTGCTTTTAGAGTCCTTAAGGACTATTAAGTTTTCTGTCAAAGGTTGTCATAAGCGCTTTTGGTTATTTGGAAGTGTTCTTCCAAAAGCAGTTGCAAACAGGCATAGAATGTTGATAAGTTGATCTTTGATAATTGATAATTCACATGAGGACTCAAATCCTTTATCATTGTAGCTTGTCATTTCTTCTTTCATTAAAT encodes the following:
- the LOC126617362 gene encoding protein FLX-like 1 isoform X2 produces the protein MSGRNRGPPHAGLPPPVHEPPYGRGLGPMPHPALLEEMRESQLGMGPRQLPPHPAIIEEHLAAQHQDIQGLLGNNQRLAATHVALKQELEAAQFELQRMAYHVDSLRADKDVKMRDLYDKSVRLEVDLRGVEAMRNELLQVRADIKELTAARQELSAQAQVMTQDLARMTADLQQAPALRTEIEAMKQELQRARAAIEYEKKGYAENYEHGQIMEKNLTSMARELEKLRAEIANTEKRARAAAAIGNPGYNANYGNPEAGYAGNPYPATYGMNPVQSGAENFPQYAPMPGSWGAYDMQRAQGHR
- the LOC126617362 gene encoding protein FLX-like 1 isoform X1, coding for MSGRNRGPPHAGLPPPVHEPPYGRGLGPMPHPALLEEMRESQLGMGPRQLPPHPAIIEEHLAAQHQDIQGLLGNNQRLAATHVALKQELEAAQFELQRMAYHVDSLRADKDVKMRDLYDKSVRLEVDLRGVEAMRNELLQVRADIKELTAARQELSAQAQVMTQDLARMTADLQQAPALRTEIEAMKQELQRARAAIEYEKKGYAENYEHGQIMEKNLTSMARELEKLRAEIANTEKRARAAAAIGNPAVGYNANYGNPEAGYAGNPYPATYGMNPVQSGAENFPQYAPMPGSWGAYDMQRAQGHR